One Paenibacillus sp. FSL W8-0186 genomic window carries:
- a CDS encoding extracellular solute-binding protein, whose amino-acid sequence MKRKIAKLAALTLCCSLLLSACGGTKSGANPSSGASADGRASISWLNILQTPSPPTDTVLSKIEEATNTDIKFSWIPDASKEERLNTSLASGSLADIVTLTILDNSSVRNALKAGVFWDVAPYLDEYPNLAAISQDMRRSASIEGKLYGVPLQKQVARNGVIVRKDWLDKLGLPVPNTTDELMQVAKAFTEQDPDGNGVKDTTGFMDRSDLVFGAFKTLSSYFGTPSVWSVSEDGQVTPEFESEGYLKTMDYMKELYDNGYINQDFAVTAKTDQQQNFAQGKAGIYVGALFDSKNLLNLAKGIQDDMELVMINGITSTGNESDRAIWSTSNGVGGLLAFPKSEVKDEEELKRVLKFVNDLMSEEVYTLMTYGLEDVHYTIDENKAVTIKDTSLWQQEVQPFAGSRPKESGFEIHDSDPLRKEANRLIEENESFAVLNPLYSLESPTNSEQGSELQKMITDATYKYILGKTDLNGFQQAVQNWRKAGGDKIIAEYEAAYKAVYGK is encoded by the coding sequence ATGAAACGGAAAATCGCAAAATTGGCAGCGCTTACGCTATGCTGCAGCCTGCTGCTTAGTGCATGCGGGGGAACAAAATCAGGCGCCAATCCTTCCAGCGGCGCCAGCGCCGACGGAAGGGCATCGATTAGCTGGCTGAATATTTTGCAGACGCCATCGCCGCCGACAGATACCGTGTTGAGCAAAATTGAAGAGGCAACGAATACGGACATCAAATTTTCGTGGATTCCGGATGCCTCCAAAGAGGAACGCCTCAACACATCGCTCGCTTCGGGCTCTCTGGCGGATATCGTCACCCTGACGATACTGGACAACTCATCGGTTCGCAACGCATTGAAAGCCGGCGTATTCTGGGATGTCGCTCCTTACCTGGACGAATACCCGAACCTGGCGGCCATTTCGCAGGATATGCGCAGATCGGCCTCTATCGAGGGCAAGCTGTACGGCGTACCACTGCAGAAGCAGGTGGCGAGGAACGGGGTCATTGTCCGGAAGGATTGGCTGGACAAGCTTGGGCTGCCGGTGCCGAACACGACGGATGAGTTGATGCAGGTAGCCAAAGCATTTACGGAACAGGATCCGGATGGTAACGGCGTCAAGGATACGACCGGATTTATGGACCGCAGCGATCTCGTCTTCGGCGCATTCAAGACGCTCAGCTCCTATTTCGGCACGCCCAGCGTCTGGAGCGTAAGCGAGGACGGGCAAGTCACGCCCGAATTCGAGTCGGAAGGCTATCTCAAGACGATGGATTATATGAAGGAGCTGTACGACAACGGGTATATCAATCAGGATTTTGCCGTTACGGCGAAGACCGATCAGCAGCAGAACTTCGCGCAAGGCAAAGCGGGGATTTACGTAGGTGCCCTCTTCGACAGCAAAAACCTGCTCAATTTGGCCAAGGGCATTCAGGACGATATGGAGCTCGTGATGATAAACGGCATTACGTCTACCGGCAATGAAAGTGACAGAGCCATCTGGTCGACGTCCAATGGCGTCGGAGGCCTGCTCGCCTTCCCTAAATCGGAGGTGAAGGATGAAGAGGAATTGAAGCGTGTGCTGAAATTCGTGAACGATTTAATGTCGGAGGAAGTATACACGCTGATGACATATGGCCTTGAGGACGTTCACTATACGATCGATGAGAACAAAGCGGTAACCATTAAGGATACGAGCCTGTGGCAGCAGGAAGTGCAGCCGTTTGCGGGCTCCCGCCCGAAGGAGAGCGGCTTTGAAATTCATGACTCGGATCCGCTGAGAAAAGAGGCCAATCGCCTGATCGAGGAGAATGAGAGCTTTGCGGTGCTTAATCCGCTGTATTCCTTGGAGTCGCCGACGAATTCGGAACAAGGCTCCGAGCTGCAGAAGATGATTACGGACGCTACGTACAAATATATTCTCGGAAAGACCGATCTGAACGGATTCCAGCAGGCCGTGCAAAACTGGAGAAAAGCAGGAGGCGATAAAATCATCGCCGAATACGAAGCTGCATATAAAGCAGTGTATGGCAAGTAA
- a CDS encoding sugar ABC transporter permease, translated as MLRHFKSLSRNKLLYLMILPGFVYFVIFKYFPMGGLIISFQDYQPYLGIQGSPWVGFKHFVRLFTEPTFAMLLRNTLILFALELAIFFPIPIILALMLNEVRHKMFRNSIQTMVYIPHFMSWVIIVSITYVFLNVDGGVVNEIIAAFGGSKISFLTSTEWLRPMYILQIIWKEAGWSTIIYLAAITVVDPQLYEAAEMDGASRLRKIWHVTLPAIRPVIITLLILKIGNTLELGFEHMYLLLNSLNREIGEIFDTYIFTAGLKNGQLSFSTTVGLFKGVVGLILVILANRLAKKFGEDGVY; from the coding sequence ATGCTTCGTCATTTTAAAAGCCTAAGCAGGAATAAATTGTTATATTTAATGATTCTCCCCGGGTTCGTGTACTTTGTCATTTTTAAGTATTTTCCGATGGGAGGCCTGATTATATCCTTTCAGGATTATCAGCCGTACTTGGGTATCCAGGGAAGTCCATGGGTCGGATTCAAGCATTTTGTTCGTTTGTTTACTGAACCGACCTTTGCGATGCTTCTGCGCAATACGCTGATTTTGTTTGCGCTCGAATTGGCCATATTCTTTCCGATTCCCATTATTCTTGCACTGATGCTAAATGAAGTCAGGCATAAAATGTTCAGAAACTCGATTCAGACGATGGTATATATCCCCCACTTCATGTCCTGGGTCATCATCGTTTCGATCACATATGTATTCCTCAATGTAGACGGGGGCGTCGTCAATGAGATCATCGCCGCCTTCGGGGGAAGCAAAATCAGCTTTCTGACATCCACGGAATGGCTTCGTCCCATGTACATCCTGCAAATCATATGGAAAGAAGCCGGGTGGTCCACCATCATATATTTAGCGGCGATTACCGTTGTAGATCCACAGCTGTATGAGGCGGCTGAAATGGACGGCGCCAGCCGGTTGCGAAAAATATGGCATGTTACGCTGCCTGCGATCCGCCCGGTGATCATTACCCTGCTGATCCTCAAAATCGGCAATACGCTTGAGCTTGGCTTCGAGCATATGTATTTGCTCCTCAACTCGTTGAACCGGGAGATCGGGGAAATTTTTGATACGTATATTTTCACGGCAGGCTTGAAGAACGGACAGCTCAGCTTCAGCACGACAGTAGGCCTGTTCAAGGGCGTCGTCGGATTAATATTGGTTATCCTTGCGAATAGATTGGCCAAAAAATTCGGCGAAGACGGGGTCTATTGA
- a CDS encoding carbohydrate ABC transporter permease — protein MSKFAFKKPSLGSRIFNFVNYALLLLFALACLLPFVNVVASSFASTQEIVSKKFVLFPTTFSLDAYRFIFSTPTIFKGLGVSIGTTLAGTAVSMTLTALMAYGLSRKYLSGRIVINFIIVFSMLFSGGMIPTFLVVKSAGLIDSYWSLIIPTAINAFNLIIMRNFFQALPESLEESAKIDGANDFRILWRIMLPLALPSIATLSLFYGVNYWNTYMNAILYLNDSEKWPLQVLLRQIVIVSSGMEGDNSSVDIVPPAQTIKMAVIVVATVPMLIAYPFVQKHFTKGALLGAVKG, from the coding sequence ATGTCCAAATTTGCATTTAAGAAGCCCTCGCTGGGAAGCCGGATTTTCAACTTTGTGAACTATGCGCTCCTGCTCCTGTTCGCGCTTGCCTGCCTCCTGCCGTTCGTGAATGTTGTGGCCAGCTCCTTTGCCTCGACGCAGGAAATCGTGTCAAAGAAATTCGTCCTGTTCCCGACGACCTTCTCGCTTGACGCTTACCGGTTCATCTTCTCAACGCCGACCATCTTTAAAGGCCTCGGCGTATCGATTGGCACTACGCTGGCAGGCACGGCCGTCAGCATGACACTGACGGCCCTGATGGCATACGGATTATCCCGCAAATATTTATCAGGGAGGATTGTCATTAACTTTATTATCGTTTTCTCGATGCTGTTCAGCGGCGGAATGATTCCGACCTTCCTCGTCGTCAAATCGGCGGGTTTGATCGATTCGTACTGGTCGCTGATCATCCCGACGGCGATCAACGCCTTCAACCTGATCATTATGAGGAACTTCTTTCAAGCTCTGCCGGAAAGCCTTGAAGAATCGGCTAAGATCGATGGCGCCAACGACTTCCGTATCCTGTGGAGAATCATGCTGCCGCTGGCCCTGCCTTCGATCGCAACCCTTTCGTTGTTCTACGGCGTCAACTACTGGAACACATATATGAATGCAATTCTGTACCTTAACGATTCCGAGAAATGGCCGCTGCAGGTGCTGCTGCGCCAAATCGTCATCGTGTCCAGCGGCATGGAAGGCGATAATTCCTCCGTGGACATCGTTCCTCCTGCACAAACGATCAAAATGGCAGTTATCGTCGTCGCTACCGTTCCGATGCTGATCGCCTATCCGTTCGTACAGAAGCATTTCACGAAAGGCGCGCTGCTCGGAGCGGTCAAAGGCTAG
- a CDS encoding helix-turn-helix domain-containing protein, with the protein MRKSKTFYNVFISILVLSIGLVVGFGSYIYMSTTRSVAERVGESRQSLITQIRNTLEQKIQTIEYAFYTYSTTKSFHEVINSPLTERDFEAYRELNTQLNYIATMGLEGVQYSLISLKQNWRISNGSLSQLSSEDREELYEQYIDKASRGLYWVKTDDGIRFVHTLPVSSKDKQAVALSDISLQTLNHTLQTKPDTSVYILNKEGELLYAAETASEMLSPQQLRLISQQAESGTQTGKATIEGKAGSSIMALYAKSDYNNWTYVTLLDQKEVSKALAATRYGLIIMGIVITLLMVMLAYVLSVYLTRPFRKIQSSLAMSPEPMLRDEVDWIIRSIDSIVSEKESLEHLIELEKPKLETQFVLNLLQNRLTREEAGKGLERFGYPVTDSTLFVTMLIQLDSYGEGQPPSKDVLLLAVNNLVQEIVPELGRMLPVVLNERTQATVLLFEKEDAADLRKQILQHAKRIIRSAREYLSTSVSIGISVPYEDALSSREACEMSLEALYQRLNLGKESIIFYEDISTGISGPILLHYPTELEARLFDSIRLGDEQEVARSLYPLLADMMKHSLNPMNLEVTLIRFVNNLIQLEQLIGVEVLLTPSNANLYHRLLDTRNPEEIERMLVHEVIYPMVRSVKEKTNQQFRSIADKIAAIIRSEYDQELSLEAISERLHYSPNYLSSIFRKEYGTTFSEYLMHYRLEIAKKWLVDTDMTIKDMAEKLCYQNSQNFIRSFRKKEHVTPGAYRKMKLER; encoded by the coding sequence ATGAGAAAGAGCAAGACGTTCTACAACGTGTTCATTTCTATCCTTGTCTTAAGCATCGGACTCGTTGTCGGCTTTGGGAGCTACATTTATATGTCAACCACACGCTCGGTCGCCGAGCGCGTCGGGGAGAGCCGCCAAAGCTTGATCACGCAAATCCGCAATACACTGGAACAGAAAATCCAGACGATTGAATACGCATTCTATACTTACAGTACGACGAAGTCCTTTCACGAAGTGATCAACAGTCCGCTGACGGAACGGGATTTCGAGGCTTACCGGGAACTGAATACCCAGCTGAACTATATCGCCACGATGGGGCTCGAGGGGGTGCAGTATTCCTTAATCAGCCTGAAGCAGAATTGGAGAATTTCGAATGGCTCGCTGTCCCAGCTGTCGAGCGAGGATAGGGAGGAGTTGTACGAGCAGTACATTGATAAAGCAAGCAGGGGACTGTACTGGGTTAAAACGGATGACGGCATTCGCTTTGTGCACACGCTGCCCGTGTCCTCCAAAGACAAGCAGGCGGTCGCGCTGTCGGACATATCCCTGCAGACGCTGAATCATACGCTGCAGACGAAGCCGGATACATCCGTTTATATTCTGAATAAAGAGGGCGAACTGCTATACGCTGCCGAGACGGCATCTGAAATGCTGTCCCCACAGCAGCTCCGGCTCATTAGCCAGCAGGCCGAAAGCGGGACACAGACGGGCAAAGCGACGATTGAAGGCAAGGCGGGCAGTTCTATCATGGCCTTATACGCCAAATCCGACTATAACAATTGGACCTATGTGACCCTGCTCGATCAGAAGGAAGTGAGCAAGGCGCTGGCTGCCACGCGCTATGGTCTCATCATTATGGGAATCGTGATCACGCTGCTGATGGTTATGCTGGCGTACGTGCTGTCGGTGTATCTGACACGGCCCTTCCGGAAGATCCAAAGCAGTTTGGCCATGAGCCCGGAGCCAATGCTGAGGGACGAGGTGGACTGGATCATCCGCTCGATCGACTCTATTGTATCCGAGAAGGAGAGTCTGGAGCATCTGATCGAGCTGGAGAAGCCCAAGCTGGAGACGCAGTTCGTGCTCAATCTCCTTCAGAACCGGTTAACCCGGGAGGAAGCGGGGAAAGGGCTGGAACGATTCGGATATCCGGTAACAGACAGCACGCTTTTCGTCACGATGCTGATCCAGCTGGACAGCTATGGCGAGGGGCAGCCGCCTAGCAAGGACGTGCTGCTGCTGGCTGTAAACAATCTTGTGCAGGAGATCGTTCCCGAACTAGGAAGAATGCTGCCCGTCGTACTTAATGAGCGGACGCAGGCCACGGTGCTCCTCTTTGAGAAGGAAGACGCCGCGGACCTGCGCAAGCAGATTCTGCAGCATGCCAAGAGGATCATCCGGTCTGCCCGGGAGTATTTAAGCACCTCCGTCAGCATAGGCATCAGCGTGCCCTATGAGGATGCGCTGAGCAGCAGGGAGGCTTGCGAGATGAGCCTGGAGGCACTTTATCAGCGGCTGAATCTCGGCAAGGAGTCAATTATCTTTTACGAGGACATCTCCACGGGTATATCCGGGCCGATTCTGCTGCATTATCCGACGGAGCTGGAGGCGCGGCTGTTTGACTCCATTCGCCTTGGAGACGAGCAGGAGGTGGCCCGCTCCTTATATCCGCTGCTGGCGGATATGATGAAGCATAGCTTGAATCCGATGAATCTTGAAGTGACGCTGATCCGCTTCGTTAACAATCTCATTCAGCTCGAGCAGCTTATCGGTGTGGAGGTGCTGCTTACGCCAAGCAACGCTAACCTGTACCACCGGCTGCTGGATACAAGGAATCCCGAAGAGATCGAGCGCATGCTTGTGCATGAGGTCATCTATCCGATGGTCAGAAGCGTCAAAGAGAAGACGAACCAGCAATTCCGCTCGATTGCGGATAAGATCGCCGCGATCATCCGCTCTGAATACGATCAGGAGCTGTCGCTGGAGGCGATCAGCGAGCGTCTTCATTACAGCCCCAATTATTTAAGCAGCATATTCCGCAAGGAGTACGGAACTACCTTCAGCGAATATCTGATGCATTACCGGCTGGAAATCGCCAAAAAGTGGCTGGTGGATACGGATATGACGATCAAGGATATGGCGGAGAAGCTATGCTATCAAAACTCGCAAAACTTCATCCGTTCCTTCCGCAAGAAGGAGCATGTCACGCCGGGAGCCTACCGCAAGATGAAATTAGAGCGCTAA
- a CDS encoding ArsR family transcriptional regulator → MRLNLTAQSLPVYEALSSAVRLNIMNLLAERPMNIKELAEALGLSSAIMTMHVRKLEGAGLVSSEMAPGRNGLQKICSLAVESIEIVIPRKKKDELKCHRTEIPVGHYSDFMIEPTCGLATVNHIIGSFDDPRHFWDQERINAGVLWFGKGFIEYKIPNFLLSSQRPEELVITMEIASEAPDTNNNWPSDITFTFNGVNLGYWTSPGDYGDSRGKYTPSWWHNKTNQYGLLKKLRITREGTFMDGLKLSDITLDDVGILDKQWTFKLSVEDDAVHVGGLTLFGKGFGNYNDHLLFELYYS, encoded by the coding sequence ATGAGGCTAAATCTTACGGCACAATCGCTGCCTGTATATGAGGCATTATCCAGCGCAGTCCGGCTGAACATTATGAACCTGCTGGCTGAGCGGCCAATGAATATTAAGGAGCTTGCTGAAGCGCTCGGGTTAAGCAGCGCCATTATGACGATGCACGTACGCAAGCTTGAAGGTGCGGGGCTGGTATCCAGCGAGATGGCTCCCGGGCGGAACGGTTTGCAAAAAATTTGCTCGCTTGCCGTCGAAAGCATCGAAATCGTCATCCCCCGCAAGAAGAAAGACGAATTAAAATGCCATCGTACGGAAATTCCGGTCGGACATTACTCGGACTTCATGATCGAGCCGACATGCGGCCTCGCTACGGTTAATCATATTATCGGCAGCTTTGATGACCCAAGGCATTTCTGGGATCAGGAACGGATCAATGCCGGCGTGCTCTGGTTCGGCAAAGGCTTCATCGAATATAAAATCCCGAATTTCCTGCTGTCAAGCCAACGGCCGGAGGAGCTGGTCATTACGATGGAAATTGCCTCCGAAGCGCCCGATACGAACAACAACTGGCCTTCCGACATTACCTTCACCTTTAACGGAGTCAATCTGGGCTACTGGACAAGCCCCGGCGATTATGGCGACAGCCGCGGCAAATATACGCCGAGCTGGTGGCATAACAAAACGAATCAATACGGCCTGCTAAAAAAACTGCGCATTACCCGTGAGGGTACGTTCATGGACGGCCTCAAATTGTCCGATATCACCTTGGATGATGTCGGTATTCTGGACAAGCAGTGGACCTTCAAATTATCCGTGGAGGACGACGCCGTTCACGTCGGAGGCCTTACTTTATTCGGCAAAGGCTTCGGCAACTACAACGATCATTTACTGTTCGAGCTCTATTACAGCTGA
- a CDS encoding DUF6171 family protein — protein sequence MATSSCKGCREEYKVTEEQIQRILASSAFAPERCVPDEIYEQRLELCRSCPKLQDGTTCLVCGCIIPVVAKLKERECALPGQSRWGAYHEEAV from the coding sequence ATGGCGACGTCATCCTGTAAAGGCTGCCGGGAGGAGTATAAAGTAACGGAGGAGCAGATTCAGCGCATTCTGGCCTCCTCCGCCTTTGCACCGGAACGCTGCGTTCCGGATGAAATTTATGAGCAGCGGCTGGAGCTGTGCCGCTCCTGCCCCAAGCTGCAGGACGGAACGACCTGCCTTGTCTGCGGCTGTATCATTCCCGTTGTAGCCAAGCTGAAGGAGCGGGAATGCGCCTTGCCGGGTCAAAGCCGGTGGGGAGCCTATCATGAGGAAGCAGTGTAG
- a CDS encoding alpha-N-arabinofuranosidase, translating to MANRAILNVDLRRGTINRNIYGHFSEHLGRCIYEGIWVGEDSPIPNTNGIRNDVVQALKQINIPVLRWPGGCFADEYHWKDGIGPREERKRMVNTHWGGVVENNHFGTHEFMMLCDMLGCEPYINGNVGSGTVQEMSEWVEYLTFGGVSPMSELRQTNGRQEPWKVTYFGVGNENWGCGGNMRPEYYADLYRRYQTYVRNYDDNKIHRIACGPNVDDYNWTEVLMREASRFMDSLTLHYYTVPGDTWEDKGPATGFETSEWFKTLEKALRMDELITKHSVIMDKYDPEKRVGLIVDEWGTWYNVEPGTNPGFLYQQNTIRDALVAGLTFNIFHKHNERVRMANIAQTVNVLQSVILTEGEKMVLTPTYHVFDMFKVHQDAERIDLEVDGGAYSYDGREIPAVTGSASINADGVVHISLCNTNHAEKAVVPVDVRGWGGQSFEVTGTVLAGDMIDAHNTFAAPDTVAPQAFHSFTVEGGVVTAELPPMSVAVLALTPKA from the coding sequence ATGGCAAACCGGGCAATTCTGAATGTCGACCTCCGTAGAGGCACTATTAACCGTAATATTTATGGTCATTTCTCCGAGCATTTGGGCCGCTGCATCTATGAAGGGATTTGGGTGGGCGAGGATTCCCCGATTCCGAATACGAACGGAATTAGAAATGATGTCGTGCAAGCGCTTAAGCAGATTAACATTCCGGTTCTCCGCTGGCCGGGCGGCTGTTTTGCCGATGAATATCACTGGAAGGACGGCATCGGCCCTAGAGAAGAACGCAAAAGAATGGTCAACACGCACTGGGGCGGTGTGGTCGAGAACAACCATTTCGGTACTCATGAGTTCATGATGCTGTGCGATATGCTCGGATGCGAGCCTTATATCAACGGAAATGTGGGAAGCGGCACCGTCCAGGAGATGTCCGAATGGGTGGAGTATTTGACTTTTGGCGGCGTATCGCCAATGTCCGAGCTGCGTCAGACCAACGGCCGCCAGGAACCTTGGAAGGTAACGTACTTCGGCGTAGGCAACGAGAACTGGGGCTGCGGCGGAAATATGCGTCCGGAATACTACGCGGATCTCTACCGCCGTTATCAGACATACGTCCGTAACTATGACGATAATAAAATCCACCGGATCGCCTGCGGGCCAAACGTAGACGATTATAACTGGACAGAGGTTCTGATGCGGGAAGCTTCGCGGTTCATGGACTCACTCACGCTGCACTACTATACAGTGCCTGGGGATACCTGGGAAGATAAAGGACCAGCTACGGGCTTTGAGACGAGCGAGTGGTTCAAGACACTGGAGAAGGCGCTGCGGATGGATGAACTCATTACGAAGCATAGCGTCATCATGGATAAATATGATCCTGAGAAGCGCGTAGGGCTGATTGTCGACGAATGGGGAACCTGGTACAACGTTGAGCCGGGTACGAATCCAGGCTTCCTGTATCAGCAAAATACAATTCGTGATGCGCTGGTAGCCGGTTTGACGTTTAATATTTTCCATAAACATAACGAACGCGTTCGCATGGCGAATATCGCCCAGACAGTGAACGTGCTCCAGTCGGTCATCCTGACCGAAGGGGAGAAAATGGTGCTCACGCCTACATATCATGTGTTCGATATGTTCAAGGTTCACCAGGACGCTGAACGGATCGATCTTGAGGTGGACGGCGGAGCATACAGCTACGATGGACGGGAGATTCCGGCCGTGACTGGCTCGGCCTCGATCAATGCCGACGGAGTGGTTCATATCAGCCTCTGCAACACGAACCATGCCGAGAAGGCGGTTGTTCCGGTAGATGTACGCGGCTGGGGCGGGCAATCCTTCGAGGTAACGGGAACGGTGCTGGCGGGGGATATGATAGACGCTCACAATACGTTCGCAGCCCCGGATACAGTAGCACCGCAGGCATTCCATAGCTTTACGGTAGAAGGCGGAGTGGTGACAGCCGAGCTGCCGCCGATGTCCGTTGCCGTGCTGGCATTGACTCCCAAGGCTTAA
- a CDS encoding beta-L-arabinofuranosidase domain-containing protein encodes MKMKTIVRSSALQDFRLEQIVLTGDYHVNAFAKELQYLHSYDVDRLLAGFRENRGLQPKAQKYPGWEDTEIRGHTLGHFLTACSQAYENTKDPALQQKLEYMMTELAECQFESGYLSAFPEGLIDNIEQRQPAWVPWYTMHKIIAGLIAVYRATGSRIAYDTVVKLGNWVASRTSRWTEELQAAVLAVEYGGMNDCLYDLYAISGDEKHLEAAHKFDELPLFEAIQQGRDILRGKHANTTIPKFLGALKRYLVLGESERFYLEAAQNFWDMVVYHHSYITGGNSECEHFGEPDILNSKRSDVTCETCNSYNMLKLTRELFKLTGDVKYSDFYERNYVNAILSSQNPETGMTMYFQPMATGYFKIYSSPFEHFWCCTGTGMESFTKLNDSIYFHSGSTLYVNQYFSSALDWAEQGIRLIQHAELPESEEVSFAFEIENGCRKRLDLRLRIPYWVSGQMEVKLNGLAVQWNSEQQYIVIDREWSHGDVLTLTLPMKILVSRLPDNENVVGFQYGPVVLSAGLGTEDMTQAATGIMVSVPTRKMLVKDFIIPQGMPPEQWLIDIEHHLVRRGDELAFELRNTDEDERLVFTPHYRQHRERYGIYWNIVAADSDELKQHLERGRREQLIKEATIDSVQVGNDQYELEHGIKGEETFGGAWDGLNGRLAHAGGGWFSYKLAVDPKAGNLLQVTYFSINHNRVMNIYANGILLAKERTPLERKREFFTKQYPIPSELVQGQREIEFKFVPEGDLNGIYGVLRTMRPIEDE; translated from the coding sequence ATGAAGATGAAGACCATCGTACGGAGCAGTGCACTGCAGGATTTTCGGCTGGAGCAGATCGTATTGACCGGGGACTATCATGTTAACGCCTTTGCGAAAGAGCTGCAATATTTGCACAGCTATGACGTAGATCGGCTGCTGGCCGGCTTCCGCGAGAACCGGGGCCTGCAGCCGAAGGCGCAGAAATATCCAGGCTGGGAAGACACCGAGATTCGCGGCCATACACTGGGCCATTTCCTGACGGCCTGCTCGCAAGCCTACGAGAACACGAAGGACCCAGCCCTGCAGCAGAAGCTGGAATATATGATGACTGAGCTGGCGGAATGTCAATTCGAGAGCGGGTACTTGTCGGCGTTCCCCGAGGGGCTGATCGACAATATCGAGCAGCGGCAGCCCGCTTGGGTTCCCTGGTATACGATGCATAAAATTATCGCTGGACTGATCGCTGTATATCGCGCTACCGGTTCAAGGATCGCTTACGATACGGTAGTCAAGCTGGGGAACTGGGTGGCCTCGCGAACGTCCCGCTGGACCGAAGAACTCCAGGCTGCTGTGCTTGCTGTAGAATACGGGGGCATGAACGATTGTTTATACGATCTCTATGCAATTTCCGGGGATGAGAAGCATCTGGAGGCAGCCCATAAATTTGACGAGCTTCCGCTATTCGAAGCGATCCAGCAGGGACGGGACATTCTGCGCGGCAAGCATGCCAATACGACGATTCCGAAGTTCCTCGGCGCGTTGAAACGGTATCTCGTTCTGGGCGAAAGCGAGCGCTTCTACCTGGAGGCTGCTCAGAACTTTTGGGATATGGTGGTGTATCATCACAGCTACATTACCGGCGGCAACAGCGAGTGCGAGCACTTCGGCGAGCCGGACATTCTGAACAGCAAGCGTTCCGATGTTACCTGCGAGACCTGCAACAGCTATAACATGCTCAAGCTGACGCGCGAGCTGTTCAAGCTGACAGGCGATGTGAAATACAGCGATTTCTACGAGCGAAACTATGTGAATGCGATTTTGTCCTCGCAAAATCCAGAGACGGGAATGACGATGTATTTTCAGCCGATGGCGACCGGGTATTTCAAAATATACAGCTCTCCCTTCGAGCATTTCTGGTGCTGTACGGGCACGGGGATGGAGAGCTTTACGAAACTGAACGACAGCATTTATTTTCATAGCGGAAGCACGCTGTATGTCAATCAATATTTCAGCTCTGCGCTGGATTGGGCCGAGCAAGGGATCAGACTGATCCAGCATGCGGAACTCCCGGAGTCTGAGGAGGTTTCGTTCGCCTTTGAGATCGAGAATGGCTGCAGGAAGCGGCTGGATTTGCGTTTGCGGATTCCGTATTGGGTATCGGGCCAAATGGAGGTGAAGCTGAATGGGTTAGCGGTGCAGTGGAATTCTGAGCAGCAGTATATCGTCATCGACCGGGAGTGGAGCCATGGCGACGTGCTGACGCTGACGCTGCCTATGAAGATCCTTGTCTCCAGACTACCGGACAACGAGAATGTTGTCGGCTTCCAGTACGGTCCTGTCGTACTGAGCGCAGGGCTGGGTACGGAGGATATGACGCAGGCGGCAACCGGGATCATGGTGAGCGTGCCAACCCGCAAAATGCTCGTGAAGGACTTCATTATTCCTCAGGGGATGCCGCCGGAGCAGTGGCTGATCGATATCGAGCACCATCTGGTAAGGCGGGGTGATGAGCTCGCATTCGAGCTGCGGAACACGGATGAAGATGAGCGCCTTGTATTTACGCCGCATTACAGGCAGCACCGCGAACGATACGGCATCTACTGGAACATCGTAGCTGCAGATTCGGACGAATTGAAGCAGCATTTAGAGCGGGGGCGCCGGGAGCAGCTGATCAAAGAAGCGACCATCGACAGCGTGCAGGTCGGCAACGATCAATACGAACTGGAGCATGGGATTAAGGGAGAGGAGACCTTTGGCGGCGCATGGGATGGCCTCAACGGACGGCTAGCGCATGCGGGGGGCGGCTGGTTCAGCTATAAGCTCGCCGTTGATCCGAAAGCCGGCAACCTGCTCCAGGTCACGTATTTCTCCATCAACCATAACCGGGTCATGAATATTTACGCTAACGGCATACTGCTGGCCAAAGAGAGAACGCCGCTAGAGCGCAAACGGGAATTTTTCACGAAGCAGTATCCGATCCCGTCCGAGCTTGTTCAGGGACAGCGGGAGATAGAATTCAAGTTCGTTCCCGAAGGCGACTTGAACGGAATATACGGCGTACTTCGGACGATGAGACCGATCGAGGATGAATAG